CGAGGCGCCGGTCGACGCCGACGGGCCGCTCGCGGTCACCGGGGCGTACACCCTCGACGCCCGGCTGCTCTCCCACCCCGTGGAGTCCTACGGCTACCGGCTCACCGAGCCGGACGGCCGCCGCATCCTGCCCGAGCGGCTCGCCGCGCACGGCATCAAGGGCCCCGACGTCGGCCGGATCCAGCGCGAGGGGGTGCTGGACGGCGTGACCCTCGACGAGGTGAGCGAGGTCCGGCGCGGCCAGCGCTTCGCCTTCGTGATGGACACCCGGCTGTGCGACGGGGTGTACGCGCTCGCCGAGGGCGCCGACATGCTCGTCATCGAGTCGACCTTCCTCGACGAGGACGTCCGGCTCGCCACCGACCACGGGCACCTGACGGCCGGCCAGGCCGCGGCGGTCGCCCGGGACGCGGGCGTGCGCCATCTCGTCCTGACCCACTTCTCGCAGCGGTACTCCGATCCCGCGGAGTTCGAGCGGCAGGCGCGGGCGGCCGGGTTCGAGGGCGAGCTGAGCATCGCCCAGGACCTGATGCGGATCCCCGTACCCAAGCGCTAGACCAGAAAGCACCAGCACCATGCCCGTACCCAAGGCCGAACTGCACCTCCACATCGAGGGGACCCTCGAACCCGAGCTGGCCTTCGCCCTCGCCGCGCGCAACGGCGTCACCCTGCCGTACGCGGACACCGAGGCCCTGCGCGAGGCCTACCGCTTCAGCGACCTGCAGTCCTTCCTGGACCTGTACTACGGCCTGATGGCGGTCCTGCGCACCGCCGAGGACTTCACCGAGCTCGCCGACGCCTACCTCGCGCGGGCCGGGGAGCAGGGCGTGCGGCACGCCGAGATCTTCTTCGACCCGCAGGCGCACACGGCCCGCGGGGTCCCGTTCGGGGTCGTGGTGGAGGGGCTCTGCGCCGCCCTCGACCGTGCGGAGGAGCGGTACGGGATCTCCACCCGGCTGATCATGTGCTTCCTGCGCGACGAGTCGGCCGAGTCCGCGATGGCGACCCTGGAGGCCGCGAAGCCGTACCTCGGCCGGATCACGGGGGTGGGCCTCGACTCGGCGGAGGTCGGTCACCCGCCGGCGAAGTTCCGCGAGGTGTACGAGGAGGCCGCCCGGCTCGGTCTGCGCCGGGTCGCGCACGCGGGAGAGGAGGGTCCGGCGGCGTACGTCCGCGAGGCGCTGGACGTCCTCGGCGTGGAGCGGATCGACCACGGGCTGCGCTGCCTGGAGGACCCCGAGCTGGTCGAGCGGCTGGCGCGGGAGCGGGTGCCGCTGACGCTCTGCCCGCTGTCCAACGTGCGGCTGCGGGCGATCGACGCCATCGGGGACCACCCGCTGCGGACGATGCTGGCGGCCGGGCTCGTGGCGACGGTCAACTCCGACGACCCCGCGTACTTCGGGGGCTACGTGGAGGACAACTTCGACGCGGTGCGGGACGCGCTGGGGCTGGGCGAGGAGGAGCTGCGGACCCTGGCGCGGAACTCGTTCCTGGCGGCGTTCCTGGAGGACGACGAGGAGTTGCGGGGGCGGTATCTCGCGGAGGTCGAGGCGTACGGGTTCGGGGCGTAGGCGGGGCGTAGGCGGGGCGTCGGGATCGGCCGGACGGGGGCGCCCGCGGCGGGCTCTCCCCGCCCGCCCCTTCCCGGACCGGGGCTCCGCCCAGGACCCCGCGCCTCGAACACCGGCGGGGCCGGATGCGCCTCACACGCCTGCGGGGCTGGGTTTCGGGACGGCGACGACCTCCCGCCCGGGAGCCGGCACCGGCAGCGCCGGGCGGCCCGCCGCGTGCCGGGCCACCGCCGTCATGGGGGCCGCCACGGCGAGGAGCAGGGCGCACAGGGCCAGGCCCATGCCGGGGTAGCCGGCCGTCTCCGCGAGGAGGCTGCCGGTGACGGGGCCGCAGGCCACGCCGAGGGAGGAGGCCGAGCCGACCAGGACGGCCCAGCGGCCGCGCGGGTCGAGGGAGGCGGCGAGGCCGAGCAGGTAGGACAGGACGACCG
The DNA window shown above is from Streptomyces showdoensis and carries:
- a CDS encoding adenosine deaminase; amino-acid sequence: MPVPKAELHLHIEGTLEPELAFALAARNGVTLPYADTEALREAYRFSDLQSFLDLYYGLMAVLRTAEDFTELADAYLARAGEQGVRHAEIFFDPQAHTARGVPFGVVVEGLCAALDRAEERYGISTRLIMCFLRDESAESAMATLEAAKPYLGRITGVGLDSAEVGHPPAKFREVYEEAARLGLRRVAHAGEEGPAAYVREALDVLGVERIDHGLRCLEDPELVERLARERVPLTLCPLSNVRLRAIDAIGDHPLRTMLAAGLVATVNSDDPAYFGGYVEDNFDAVRDALGLGEEELRTLARNSFLAAFLEDDEELRGRYLAEVEAYGFGA
- a CDS encoding ribonuclease Z, with product MSVRELVVLGTASQVPTRHRNHNGYLLRWDGQGILFDPGEGTQRQMLRAGVAAHDLDRICVTHFHGDHSLGLAGVIQRINLDQVPHPVTAHYPASGQRFFERLRYATAYRETVRLSEAPVDADGPLAVTGAYTLDARLLSHPVESYGYRLTEPDGRRILPERLAAHGIKGPDVGRIQREGVLDGVTLDEVSEVRRGQRFAFVMDTRLCDGVYALAEGADMLVIESTFLDEDVRLATDHGHLTAGQAAAVARDAGVRHLVLTHFSQRYSDPAEFERQARAAGFEGELSIAQDLMRIPVPKR